A region of the Salvia splendens isolate huo1 chromosome 11, SspV2, whole genome shotgun sequence genome:
TGATATCAGCGGGTAGATCTCATCGCCTTTAAGAAGCACGCCCTCTCCTCCTGATTTCTTCGCTCAAACCCTAAATTGGTGTTTAGAATCGTTGTGAAATTGGTGTTTAgaatcatttccttttttcgtTTTCCCCCAAATTCTAgctgatttttttaatttaatctaGCTCTGAGCTGCCGTAGGTCGTTTGGCGAGGGGAGGGAAGGTCCGATTCCGGCTGTTCGATACATGATTTTTGGGGGAAATTGCTGCCGGAGACTCGACGGAGCTGAGCGTTGCCGTCGGTGTGATTCATGGCATCCGCCGTTCTAGCGAGCCAGAATGAAGCGAGCTGGAGCCACATGGGAAAGACGCAGTTCGTGAATCCCCATGTCAATTCAAACCCTCATCCTAATTTTAAGAAGAAGCAGAAGCAATTCCACCACCCTTCTGCAGCGAACGGTGCCGCCGCCAGTCGTTATCGCAGCAACGTCGATTTGCCGGCCGTGACGCAGACGGCGTCCGATGATGCGTATTCCTTCAACCAGGCTCCCACACCTCGTGAAGCGGGGAATTACGGAGGCTATTTGACCTTTAATGTCTCGACGTACACGAAATCGAAGCTGCTGGAGCTCCGGAAACGTCTCTCTGCCGAGCTTGATCAGATCCGTGATTTGCGAGATCGGATTGAGTTTGGTCGGTTCAACAATGTTGAAACCCCTAGATCTCAACCGAAATCGAAGAAATTTAGCGGCAGCAAGCGTCCTGGCCCTGCGATTGGATCCGCCCCCAAGAAATTTGTCAATGAATTTGACATTGGGGGTTTCGAGGCGGCCAATTTTGGGGATTTGTTGAAGGAATGCGAGAAGATCGTCAATAAATTGATCAAATGCAAACACGGGTATGTTTTCAAAGTTCCGGTGGATGCAGATGCTTTCAAGCTTCACGATTACCACGATATTGTGAAGCATCCCATGGATCTCGGTACCGTGAAAGCGAATCTGGCGAAGAATTTATACCGTACGCCTGCAGAATTCGCCGCTGACGTTAGGCTGACTTTTAACAATGCGTTGCTGTACAACCCTAAGTCGGATCTCGTTAACGGGATGGCCGAGGAAATGCTGATGCGGTTTGAGGAGATGTTCAAGCCAGTGCAGGAGAAGCTTGACAAGCGGCTTGAGAAGGAGCCCGGCGAGTTCAACATTAACAATGATTTCCCGTTCCGAGAGGCTGAGGAATTGCAGGGGAGCTCTTGGAACAACAATGGTTC
Encoded here:
- the LOC121753999 gene encoding transcription factor GTE7-like; protein product: MASAVLASQNEASWSHMGKTQFVNPHVNSNPHPNFKKKQKQFHHPSAANGAAASRYRSNVDLPAVTQTASDDAYSFNQAPTPREAGNYGGYLTFNVSTYTKSKLLELRKRLSAELDQIRDLRDRIEFGRFNNVETPRSQPKSKKFSGSKRPGPAIGSAPKKFVNEFDIGGFEAANFGDLLKECEKIVNKLIKCKHGYVFKVPVDADAFKLHDYHDIVKHPMDLGTVKANLAKNLYRTPAEFAADVRLTFNNALLYNPKSDLVNGMAEEMLMRFEEMFKPVQEKLDKRLEKEPGEFNINNDFPFREAEELQGSSWNNNGSQVLSAKKKPKASHVPVSHIMKKSDGMHSAMQAHSSASTPSNPPPPPMNPPEPFPPSPVRAPPLPVAKEQRRVVATKLPKPRAKDVNKRDMSMDEKQKLGLGLQSMPQEKMPQLVQIIRKRNEHLAQDGDEIELDIEALDTETLWELDRFVTNWKKLVSKTKRQALMMNNNPAPTSPVTDADMGAMSDKNDDPGKKMKDNEEEDLDIDDDMPAASFPPVEIEKDEGLGGGGGGGGDADAVEGLGGGGGNASSSSSSSGSSSSDSSSSSDSDSGSSSGSESDADNAQC